The region CAAACGTTCGTACTTAACTATACTTTTTATAGCCCCAAATACAACTGTAGCCTGTTTACCCTTTATATCCAAAACAGTTCCTATAGCTGCCTGACCCTCCAACTTTACTCTATCTCCAATTCCAACAACTGAAACTTCTGCAGCAGTTTCGATCTCTCTATTTTCATTTAAAGTTTTTCCTACACAATCACTACACGACTGCCCTTCTGACACTTCTACTTCTTTTCTTTTTTTCTCCCAATAAAGTTTATCCCTTACTATTGATTGAAGCAGATTGTCCATATTAGCAAACTCAGTTCCTATTCTTTCTGCTGAATCCATAATAACATCTTCAGGAAGCCCTGTTTTTCGTGCCACTTCAATCGCAAAAGAGCTTCCCGGATTTCCAATAGCCAACTTGTACAAAGGCTTCATTTCTTCAACATCATACAGCATCGCTCCATTCACAATACCTTTAGTCTCATAGGCAAACTGTTTAAGATTCTGAAAATGTGTTGTAATAAGTCCGAAACTGTGCTTACGGTTAAATCTTTCCAACAATGTTTCTGCAATAGCTCCGCCTATTTGCGGCTCTGTTCCGCTCCCAAACTCATCTATCAGTAAAAGTGTTTTATCATCATTATGTTCTACAAAGAATTTCATATTTTTCAGATGCGAAGTATAAGTACTAAGGCTGTTTTCTATACTTTGTCCATCCCCTATATCTATAAAAATATGGTCGAAAATTCCTGCATGCGAACCGGATCTAACCGGAATTAACAATCCAGACTGAAGCATATACTGAAGCAATGCTGCTGTTTTTAGACACAAGGACTTCCCTCCCGCATTAACACCGGACACTACAAGTATTCTGTTTTCCTGGTTCAGTACAATATCTAATGGAATAGCTTTTTTATTCTGCTGTCTCAGCGTGATATTGAGTAATGGGTGCACAGCCTGTATCCAATTCATCTGCTGTTTATTTTCAAAAACAGGTTTTACAGCATTAATACGTGCAGAAAATAAGGCTTTTGCTCTGATAAAATCTATAGTTCCCAGAAAATCATATGATATCAACAAGTCTGCAACTTCTGGCCTTAGCATATTGGTAAACTCTGTTAGTATCCTTATAACCTCCCGGCGTTCATCGGCTTCCAGCTCTTTAAGCCTGTTTGTAGCCTCTACTACTGCTTCCGGTTCTATATAAACAGTTCTACCACTTCCAGAATCTCCCCGTACCTCACCTTTTATTCTTCTTTTATAAGATGCAATTACAGGAATAACCAAATAACCATTACGCATATCTGGGAATACTTCTTTTGAAACAATACCTTGTGACTGTGCATTGCGAATAGCTGCCTGCATATTTCTCGTAATATCTTTAGCAGCCTCTGTTTTATTCTTACGGATGTCTGCCAGCAGATGTGAAGCATTATCTTTTATACGTCCGGATTTGTCCAATATAGAATATGTTTTTTCTACAAATTGTGGAAATGTTTTTATTTTTCCGCTCATAGTATGAAGCATCGGATATTTAATACTATTATCCGACGCTCTGGAATTATTTAAAAATGCTGTAATACGATCAACAGCCATAAGGGAATTTCCAAGTCCGGAAACATCCTCCTCCGAGAACCATACTGTTGGGTCTTTGTCTATATTAATAAGAGCTTGCCGAAGATCCAGATAATTATATACCGGAAAATCTTCTTTATTCTGTATAATCTGTAAAAATTCATGCGTCTGTTCCAGCCATTCTGAAACTGTAGTATAATCGGATGAAAAAGCCATTGATTCTACTTTCTCCACTCCAAGTACACTGTGGCATTTTTCTATAATAAATTCTCGGATTGTATTAATTCCTATTTTTTCTTCAAAATTATCCGGGTAAATCATAATCTCATAAAGTTTAATAATACCGGTTTTCTCATCAGAATCTGATAAGCCGATATATGATTGATAAAAAGTATGTGTTAAATAAAATTGAGATTTCCCATATTACGACAGGGTATAATGATAGTACAGACATTATTGTCTGCAAACACCCCTTAGTAACTTCAGATACTAATTCGTAATATGGTATTTACGCGGAAAGAAA is a window of Elizabethkingia anophelis R26 DNA encoding:
- a CDS encoding endonuclease MutS2 encodes the protein MIYPDNFEEKIGINTIREFIIEKCHSVLGVEKVESMAFSSDYTTVSEWLEQTHEFLQIIQNKEDFPVYNYLDLRQALINIDKDPTVWFSEEDVSGLGNSLMAVDRITAFLNNSRASDNSIKYPMLHTMSGKIKTFPQFVEKTYSILDKSGRIKDNASHLLADIRKNKTEAAKDITRNMQAAIRNAQSQGIVSKEVFPDMRNGYLVIPVIASYKRRIKGEVRGDSGSGRTVYIEPEAVVEATNRLKELEADERREVIRILTEFTNMLRPEVADLLISYDFLGTIDFIRAKALFSARINAVKPVFENKQQMNWIQAVHPLLNITLRQQNKKAIPLDIVLNQENRILVVSGVNAGGKSLCLKTAALLQYMLQSGLLIPVRSGSHAGIFDHIFIDIGDGQSIENSLSTYTSHLKNMKFFVEHNDDKTLLLIDEFGSGTEPQIGGAIAETLLERFNRKHSFGLITTHFQNLKQFAYETKGIVNGAMLYDVEEMKPLYKLAIGNPGSSFAIEVARKTGLPEDVIMDSAERIGTEFANMDNLLQSIVRDKLYWEKKRKEVEVSEGQSCSDCVGKTLNENREIETAAEVSVVGIGDRVKLEGQAAIGTVLDIKGKQATVVFGAIKSIVKYERLIRFE